A stretch of DNA from Streptomyces sp. NBC_01197:
GGGACGACGCCGCCCCCGCCGCCGAACGCGTACTCACGCAGCTTCCGCCACACGCCGTCCGGCCCCTGCTCGTACAGCGCGAAGGAGCCGCAGGTCCATGTCGCCTCGAAGGCGGCGAGCGCCTCGTACGCCCGGTCCATCTCCTCGTCGGAGATGGCGTGAGCGACCGTCACATGAGGGTGGTAAGGGAACTGGAGCTCGCGCACCAGCGGCCCCGAAGGGTCCCTGATCTGCTGCTGGAGCCAGGAACAAGCCGAACCGCCCGTCACCACCTGGACGAAGACGACAGGTGAGAGGGGCCGGAACGTTCCCGTCCCGAACAGCCGCATCGGGAAGGCCCGGTTCGCCGCCGCGACCGAGGCGAGATGGGCCTCGATCGCGGGCAGCGACGCGGAGTCGGCCTCCGTGGGCGGGACGAGGGTGACGTGGGTCGGGATGCCGTGCGCGGCAGAGTCCCCGAAGCTCGCGCGCTGCTTCTGGAGCAGGCTGCCGTACGGCTCCGGGACCGCGATCGAAACGCCGAGCGTTACGGCCCCCACGTCGTTCTCCTCCGCTGTCGGATGCTTCCGGATGCCTGCCCGACCATTATGCGAGCAGTGTGGCGGCCCCCCGTCCGCCTGGCCAGAGTCCAAGGTCACAGACTCCGGGTCAGTGCTTGGCCGGCAGGAACCCCATCCGCTCGTACGCCTGGGCCAGTGTCTCGGCGGCGACCGTACGGGCCTTCTCCGCACCCTTCGCGAGGAGGGAGTCCAGCGTCTCCGGGTCGTCCAGATACTCCTGGGTGCGGGTCCGGAACGGTGTGACGAAGTCGGCGACGATCTCGGCGAGGTCGGTCTTGAGCGCGCCGTACATCTTGCCCTCGTACTGCTGCTCCAGGTCGGCGATGCTCGTGCCGGTGAGCGTGGAGTTGATGGTCAGCAGGTTCGACACACCGGGCTTCGCCACGGGGTCGTAGCGGATCACCGTGTCGGTGTCGGTCACCGCGCTCTTGACCTTCTTCACCGAGACCTTCGGCTCATCGAGCAGGCTGATCAGGCCCTTGGGCGAGGCCGCCGACTTGCTCATCTTGGCCGAGGGGTCCTGGAGGTCGTAGATCTTCGCCGTCTCCTCGAGGATGTACGGCTCCGGAACCGTGAAGGTCGCACCGAACCGGCTGTTGAACCGGTCCGCGAGGTCGCGGGTCAGCTCGACGTGCTGGCGCTGGTCCTCACCGACGGGGACCTGGTTGGCCTGGTAGAGCAGGATGTCGGCGACCTGGAGGATCGGATACGTGAAGAGGCCGACGGTCGCCCGGTCGGCGCCCTGCCTGGCCGACTTGTCCTTGAACTGGGTCATCCGGCTGGCCTCGCCGAACCCGGCCAGGCAGTTCATGACCCAGGCGAGCTGGGCGTGCTCGGGCACATGGCTCTGCACGAAGAGCGTGCAGCGATCGGGGTCGAGGCCGGACGCGAGGAGCTGAGCGACCGCGAGCCGGGTGTTGGCCCGCAACTCGGCGGGGTCCTGCGGGACGGTGATCGCGTGCAGGTCGACGACCATGTAGTACGCGTCGTGCGACTCCTGCAGGGCTACCCACTGGCGTACGGCGCCGAGGTAGTTGCCGAGGTGGAACGAGCCTGACGTGGGCTGGATCCCGGAGAGCACCCGGGGACGGTCTGAGGCCATGTACAGCATTCTCTCAGGTGCGGAACCGATCTCAGTCGCGCGGTGTATGAAAGATGTGAGAACGCGGGAGGGGAGCCACGTCGCGGTTGCCGACGGGGCCACAGACAGAGGCACAACAGACCGAGACCCAGACACGAGCACGGGCACACGCACACGCACAGGCACAGGCACAGGCACAGGCACAGGTCTAAGCACGAGCACAGACACAGGCGCGACCACGGCTATGGGCGAGGCCGGAGTGATTGCGCGCGTGCGGGCGGGAGATACCCAGGCGTACGCCGTGCTGGTGCGTGCGTACACAGGAATCGCACTGCGCGCGGCGGCCGCGTTCGGGGCCGGTGCGGACGCGGAGGACGTGGTGCAGTCGGCCTTCTTCAAGGCCTACAGGGCGCTGGACCACTTCAAGCCGGGCGCGTCGTTCCGCCCCTGGCTGCTGCGGATCGTCATGAACGAGACGCGGAACACACTGCGCTCGGCGGTCCGGCAGCGGTCCGCGGCGGGACGCGAGGCCGCGATGACTGAGGCGGAGCCGCTGATACCGGAGTCGGCGGATCCTGCGGTGGCCGCGCTGCGGGAGGAACGCAAGGCGCTGCTGCTCGGGGCGCTGGACCGGCTGAGCACCGAACAGCGGCTGGCTGTGACGTACCGCTATCTGCTGGAAATGGACGAGGCGGAGACAGCGGAGGCGCTGGGCTGGCCGCGCGGCACGGTGAAGTCACGGCTGAACCGCGCCTTGAAGAAGCTGAGCAAACTGCTTCCGCCGCCGGACGGCGGTCATACGCCGGAGTCGGACGAGGGTGGAAGCACGGGGAACACGAGCTGCGTGAAGGGTGACGCGAGACATGCGCGGTAAGGGCGAGTACGGACGGCGTGATCCGGATCCAAGGCTCCCTGCGGAACTGCGGGCCCTGGGCCGCGCGCTCGAGGGCCGGGGCGGAAACGGAGAGCGGGGCGGGTCAGCCAGGCCAACCGGCCCGGCCGGGCCACCAGCGTCGGCATCGGAGTCGGGACCGGGACCGTACCCGTGGTCGGATTCGGATTCGGATTCGGAGCAGTCGATGGCCGAGCGGGTGCTGGCGCGGATTATCGCGGACGGGGTGCCCGCTCCCAGCAGGGACCCGGCACGGCTTCCGGAGCCGGGCCGGTTCGAACGGGCCCGCGCCTGGGCGCGCAGCCGGCTCGACTGGTTCGGGGGGCCGGGTGGGGCGGACACCGACGGGATCGACGTGCGGTACGCCCCGGCACCGCATACCCACCCGGCGCGCCGGTCCACAAGGTTTCTTCCTGCCCGCCGTGGCCGACGATAGGAATGAGCACACGATGACCCGAACACCGTAGGACCCGCGCCCGTATGGCCCGTACGCCGTAAAAGCCGTACGCCCTGAGAACGGAGAACCCGTGTCAGTTACGGAAACATCGATCTCCTCCGCCGAAGCGCACAGCGCGCACAACTACCACCCGCTGCCCGTAGTAGTCGCGTCTGCCGACGGCGCGTGGATGACCGATGTCGAGGGGCGCCGTTACCTCGACATGCTCGCCGGTTACTCGGCGCTCAACTTCGGTCATGGGAACCGCCGGTTGATCGACGCCGCCAAGGCCCAGCTGGAGCGGGTCACGCTCACCTCCCGGGCCTTCCACCACGACCGGTTCGCCGACTTCTCCACCCAGCTCGCCGAGCTGTGCGGCATGGAGATGGTGCTGCCGATGAACACCGGGGCCGAGGCGGTCGAGACCGCGGTGAAGACCGCCCGCAAGTGGGGATACCAGGTCAAGGGCGTACCGGACGGAGAGGCGAAGATCGTCGTCGCCGAGAACAACTTCCACGGCCGGACGACCACCATCGTCAGCTTCTCGACGGATGCCGAGGCCAGAGCGGACTACGGCCCGTACACCCCCGGATTCGAGATCGTGCCGTACGGGGATCTGGCCGCCCTGGAAGCAGCTGTCGACGCCAACACCGTGGCCGTACTGCTCGAACCCATCCAGGGCGAGGCCGGAGTGCTGGTGCCGCCGGCCGGCTATCTGCCGGGCGTACGGGAGCTGACGCGCGCCAGGAACGTGCTGTTCATCGCCGACGAGATCCAGTCCGGGCTCGGCAGGACCGGGAAGACCTTCGCCTGTGAGCACGAGGGTGTGGTGCCGGACATGTACATCCTCGGCAAGGCGCTCGGCGGCGGGGTGGTGCCGGTATCGGCGGTCGTCTCGTCGGCGGAGGTGCTGGGTGTCTTCCGGCCCGGCGAGCACGGGTCCACCTTCGGTGGAAACCCGCTGGCGTGCGCCGTCGCTCTTGAAGTCATCGCGATGCTGCGGACCGGCGAGTTCCAGCAGCGGGCGGCCGAGTTGGGTGATCACCTCCACCATGAACTGGGGCTGCTGGTGGGGAGCGGTGCGGTGGAGGCTGTACGCGGTCGCGGGCTGTGGGCCGGAGTGGACATCGCGTCGGCGCTCGGCACCGGCCGGGAGATCTCGGAGAGGCTGATGGATCTCGGAGTGCTGGTGAAGGACACCCATGGGTC
This window harbors:
- a CDS encoding 2'-5' RNA ligase family protein, coding for MGAVTLGVSIAVPEPYGSLLQKQRASFGDSAAHGIPTHVTLVPPTEADSASLPAIEAHLASVAAANRAFPMRLFGTGTFRPLSPVVFVQVVTGGSACSWLQQQIRDPSGPLVRELQFPYHPHVTVAHAISDEEMDRAYEALAAFEATWTCGSFALYEQGPDGVWRKLREYAFGGGGGVVPGPSVSREAPTAPSLP
- the trpS gene encoding tryptophan--tRNA ligase, producing MASDRPRVLSGIQPTSGSFHLGNYLGAVRQWVALQESHDAYYMVVDLHAITVPQDPAELRANTRLAVAQLLASGLDPDRCTLFVQSHVPEHAQLAWVMNCLAGFGEASRMTQFKDKSARQGADRATVGLFTYPILQVADILLYQANQVPVGEDQRQHVELTRDLADRFNSRFGATFTVPEPYILEETAKIYDLQDPSAKMSKSAASPKGLISLLDEPKVSVKKVKSAVTDTDTVIRYDPVAKPGVSNLLTINSTLTGTSIADLEQQYEGKMYGALKTDLAEIVADFVTPFRTRTQEYLDDPETLDSLLAKGAEKARTVAAETLAQAYERMGFLPAKH
- a CDS encoding RNA polymerase sigma factor, which translates into the protein MIARVRAGDTQAYAVLVRAYTGIALRAAAAFGAGADAEDVVQSAFFKAYRALDHFKPGASFRPWLLRIVMNETRNTLRSAVRQRSAAGREAAMTEAEPLIPESADPAVAALREERKALLLGALDRLSTEQRLAVTYRYLLEMDEAETAEALGWPRGTVKSRLNRALKKLSKLLPPPDGGHTPESDEGGSTGNTSCVKGDARHAR
- the rocD gene encoding ornithine--oxo-acid transaminase, which produces MSVTETSISSAEAHSAHNYHPLPVVVASADGAWMTDVEGRRYLDMLAGYSALNFGHGNRRLIDAAKAQLERVTLTSRAFHHDRFADFSTQLAELCGMEMVLPMNTGAEAVETAVKTARKWGYQVKGVPDGEAKIVVAENNFHGRTTTIVSFSTDAEARADYGPYTPGFEIVPYGDLAALEAAVDANTVAVLLEPIQGEAGVLVPPAGYLPGVRELTRARNVLFIADEIQSGLGRTGKTFACEHEGVVPDMYILGKALGGGVVPVSAVVSSAEVLGVFRPGEHGSTFGGNPLACAVALEVIAMLRTGEFQQRAAELGDHLHHELGLLVGSGAVEAVRGRGLWAGVDIASALGTGREISERLMDLGVLVKDTHGSTIRIAPPLVISKEDLDWGLAQLRSVLNI